From the genome of Parazoarcus communis, one region includes:
- a CDS encoding HDOD domain-containing protein, which yields MNEFEQQARAFTDTINAELNDGRLVFPVSMEVTLRIKRLADDPDSSLDEIVAVVQAEPVLAAKTIRMANTVALNPYGALVDSVGVAVRRIGLSSLRSLAFAVASEQLAGDHRSPNMRTLAQGLWMRSLDVASWCFALARRTQASNPDTALMAGMLTQIGQFFLIARASDYPAMERNIDRFAELVDRLHVEVGRAVLDVFDVPESILDGLDAEDGYTGAWPPADLHHIVQIASMVSEFPDPFDGLLGRHPQRGPATTDGFGIDPAELQSLLHDSQDERRQILDAVRA from the coding sequence ATGAACGAGTTCGAACAACAGGCACGCGCGTTTACCGACACGATCAATGCCGAGTTGAATGACGGGCGCCTGGTCTTTCCGGTGTCGATGGAGGTGACGCTGCGCATCAAGCGCCTTGCCGATGACCCCGATTCCAGTCTCGACGAGATTGTCGCCGTCGTTCAGGCAGAGCCGGTGCTGGCCGCGAAGACCATCCGCATGGCCAACACGGTGGCGCTCAACCCCTACGGCGCGCTGGTCGATTCGGTGGGCGTGGCGGTGCGGCGGATCGGGCTGTCGTCGCTGCGCAGCCTGGCGTTTGCGGTCGCATCCGAGCAGCTCGCCGGGGATCACCGCTCGCCCAACATGCGGACGCTGGCGCAGGGCCTGTGGATGCGCTCGCTGGATGTCGCCTCCTGGTGCTTCGCCCTGGCCCGCAGGACCCAGGCAAGCAACCCGGATACCGCGCTGATGGCCGGCATGCTGACCCAGATCGGGCAGTTCTTCCTGATTGCGCGGGCGTCCGATTACCCGGCGATGGAGCGCAATATCGACCGCTTCGCCGAGCTCGTGGATCGACTGCACGTCGAGGTCGGGCGGGCCGTGCTCGACGTGTTCGACGTGCCGGAGTCCATTCTCGACGGCCTGGATGCGGAAGACGGTTACACCGGAGCATGGCCGCCGGCTGACCTGCACCACATCGTGCAGATTGCATCCATGGTGTCCGAATTTCCCGATCCGTTCGACGGCCTGCTCGGCCGCCATCCGCAGCGCGGGCCTGCGACTACGGACGGGTTTGGCATCGATCCGGCCGAGCTCCAGTCCTTGCTGCATGATTCGCAGGATGAGCGGCGGCAGATTCTGGATGCCGTCAGGGCCTAG
- a CDS encoding LEA type 2 family protein, protein MSIHSFRASWSWLHLALVLLLALSIGGCASVVDRDPVRINVVGMESLPGVGMEIRFGLKLRVQNPNDDAIDFDGVALELELNGKPFATGVSDAQGSVPRYGETVIVVPVTVSAISFVRQAMGMVEDEPADSVPYVLSGKLGGGLFRGMRFRDEGKLSLPGTGTPPKPN, encoded by the coding sequence ATGTCGATTCATTCTTTCCGTGCGTCCTGGTCCTGGCTGCATCTTGCGCTCGTCCTGCTGCTCGCGCTGTCGATCGGTGGTTGCGCCAGCGTGGTGGATCGTGATCCGGTGCGGATCAACGTGGTGGGGATGGAGTCGCTGCCCGGGGTGGGAATGGAGATCCGTTTCGGCCTCAAGCTGCGGGTGCAGAACCCCAACGACGATGCGATCGATTTCGATGGCGTGGCGCTCGAGCTAGAGCTTAACGGCAAGCCGTTTGCGACCGGCGTGAGCGACGCGCAGGGCAGTGTGCCGCGCTATGGGGAAACGGTGATCGTGGTGCCGGTGACGGTGTCGGCGATTTCCTTCGTGCGTCAGGCAATGGGCATGGTTGAGGACGAACCGGCTGACAGCGTGCCATACGTGCTGAGCGGCAAGCTGGGCGGCGGCCTGTTTCGCGGCATGCGGTTTCGCGACGAGGGCAAGCTGAGCCTGCCAGGAACCGGGACACCACCCAAGCCCAACTAG
- a CDS encoding superoxide dismutase family protein: protein MHRPSQLILALLLAGAVSAAGAADRASAELIDRSGKTTGSITLTEAPTGILIQVSAKGLAPGAKGIHIHSVGTCEDPDKGFVASKGHLNPTGKKHGLMNPEGPDSGDLPVIFVHADGSVEAEMFTSLASLRGAGDRPALLDADGAAIVIHENRDDHVTQPIGGAGARIACGVVKAE from the coding sequence ATGCATAGGCCATCACAACTGATTCTTGCCCTGCTCCTGGCCGGCGCCGTCAGCGCAGCAGGTGCTGCCGACCGCGCCAGTGCCGAGTTGATCGACCGCAGCGGCAAGACGACCGGAAGCATCACCCTGACCGAAGCGCCCACCGGAATCCTTATCCAGGTGTCTGCGAAGGGTCTTGCGCCGGGCGCGAAGGGTATTCACATCCACAGCGTTGGCACCTGCGAAGACCCGGACAAGGGCTTTGTCGCTTCAAAGGGGCACCTCAACCCGACCGGCAAGAAACACGGTCTGATGAACCCCGAGGGACCGGACTCAGGCGACCTCCCGGTCATTTTCGTGCACGCGGACGGCTCGGTCGAGGCCGAAATGTTCACCTCGCTTGCCAGCCTGCGCGGCGCAGGCGACAGGCCGGCCCTGCTCGACGCCGACGGCGCAGCGATTGTCATCCACGAGAACAGGGACGACCACGTGACCCAGCCGATCGGGGGTGCTGGCGCGCGCATCGCCTGCGGCGTGGTCAAGGCCGAATAG
- a CDS encoding methyl-accepting chemotaxis protein, which translates to MINNLTLRTRIGLLILAAFLGITLTDAIAAFQVKRELMEGHKLQISATIQSAVQLVAGFHDQVAKGELPEDEGKRLALQVLSTMRYGGEDGKTEYLYVWSTGGASVMHPFRPEWRGKNMTEEIRDGQGRYTIKDILAVAKSSGGGFVDTSFPRPGQKEAVDKLQYVMVFQPWDWIIGTGVYVDSVEAEFNNRMMRDLGIAALIMAFIVSFGFLVARSILRQIGGEPAEAVRLMSRAAGGDLTVEVGAAPEGSMLAALSGMLRAFREMIGQISGEASRLASTAEGITHASDQVAIAAHRQADSTSSMAAAIEQMTVSINHISDNAKDNERDSNAASEMAESGEKKVANATSEMHHIRASVSAAADQLRSLESQTNQISSIANVIKEIAAQTNLLALNAAIEAARAGEQGRGFAVVADEVRKLAERTSSATEEIGGMIGAIQADTSRAVGTMEQVLPQVEHGVGLAQDAGQSLRDIRHGADNMVNRLRDVATATQEQSAASDAIAQQVEAIAQMVEETSVSMQNTSESAHTLERVAKDLSAMVSRFKH; encoded by the coding sequence ATGATCAACAACCTCACACTCAGAACCCGGATTGGCTTGCTCATCCTCGCAGCCTTTCTAGGCATTACGCTCACCGACGCAATCGCTGCGTTTCAGGTCAAGCGTGAGCTCATGGAAGGGCACAAGCTGCAGATCAGCGCGACGATCCAGTCGGCGGTCCAGCTCGTTGCCGGGTTCCACGATCAGGTCGCAAAGGGGGAACTCCCGGAGGATGAGGGCAAGCGCCTGGCGCTACAGGTGCTGAGCACGATGCGCTACGGCGGTGAGGACGGAAAGACCGAGTACCTCTACGTTTGGTCGACCGGGGGGGCGTCTGTCATGCACCCGTTCCGTCCGGAGTGGCGCGGCAAGAACATGACCGAGGAGATCCGCGACGGGCAGGGGCGCTACACGATCAAGGACATTCTGGCCGTTGCCAAATCGAGTGGTGGCGGCTTCGTTGATACCTCGTTTCCCCGCCCGGGGCAGAAGGAGGCGGTCGACAAGCTGCAGTACGTGATGGTCTTCCAGCCTTGGGACTGGATCATCGGCACCGGCGTCTACGTCGACAGCGTGGAGGCTGAGTTCAACAACCGCATGATGCGCGATCTCGGCATCGCGGCCCTGATCATGGCTTTCATCGTCAGTTTCGGGTTCCTGGTTGCGCGTTCGATTCTGCGCCAGATTGGCGGCGAACCGGCAGAGGCCGTGCGCTTGATGTCACGTGCGGCAGGGGGGGATCTGACTGTCGAGGTCGGGGCTGCGCCCGAGGGCAGCATGCTGGCGGCACTGTCGGGGATGTTGCGCGCGTTTCGCGAAATGATCGGCCAGATCTCGGGCGAAGCGAGCCGGCTTGCGAGCACGGCCGAAGGCATCACGCATGCCTCTGACCAGGTCGCGATTGCGGCACACAGGCAGGCCGACTCGACCTCGTCGATGGCTGCGGCAATCGAGCAGATGACGGTTTCGATCAACCACATCTCCGACAACGCCAAGGACAACGAACGCGACTCGAACGCCGCGTCCGAGATGGCTGAAAGTGGCGAAAAAAAGGTGGCGAACGCCACCAGCGAGATGCATCACATCAGGGCGTCGGTTTCGGCCGCGGCAGATCAGTTGCGTTCGCTCGAGAGCCAGACCAACCAGATTTCGTCGATTGCGAACGTGATCAAGGAGATCGCCGCGCAGACCAACCTGCTTGCCCTGAACGCGGCGATCGAGGCTGCACGGGCAGGCGAGCAGGGTCGCGGGTTTGCGGTGGTGGCCGACGAGGTGCGCAAGCTGGCCGAGCGTACGTCGAGTGCAACCGAGGAGATCGGTGGCATGATCGGCGCGATTCAGGCCGATACCAGTCGGGCAGTGGGAACGATGGAGCAGGTGCTGCCGCAGGTCGAGCACGGCGTGGGCCTTGCGCAGGACGCAGGGCAGTCGCTGCGTGACATCCGGCATGGCGCGGACAACATGGTCAACCGCTTGCGCGATGTCGCCACAGCAACGCAGGAGCAGAGCGCCGCGAGCGATGCGATCGCGCAGCAGGTCGAGGCCATCGCCCAGATGGTCGAGGAGACCAGCGTATCGATGCAGAACACCTCGGAGTCGGCTCATACGCTGGAACGTGTTGCCAAGGATCTGAGCGCCATGGTTTCGCGCTTCAAGCACTGA
- a CDS encoding putative bifunctional diguanylate cyclase/phosphodiesterase encodes MTKTTSPEPHQFLATPAQPTTSGAGCADVRPAPTWRRLFNEWSLTSLGLVVFCAMQILGVWELHVAGQGEAHSGLARALTLMLLAGTAVMVALVDRWRRRHFEQCAVLLQTTRMNAQLREEKGAVYQLASFDHLTGLPNRMLFTELANSHLSRTRRSHAPFVMMFLDLDRFKLINDTLGHRIGDLLLHGVGQRLIGTVREADIVARLGDDEFVVLLTELESIDDAARVANKLIEEIGSPMQIEGNELEMRPSIGIAVHPRDGLDLDALMRNADSAMYEAKRAGRGCFRFYDPSLNSRSILQADLSSRFRRAIMGDEFVLHYQPRISLNGYRITSLEALIRWQHPERGMVFPGEFIDYAEQEGLVVELGNWVLRETCRQIAAWLAEGITVVPVAINVSPKQLRDQTFVNYIREVVSDYGISASLLEIEITERCVVEDFERPRQALEALSGLGLKIALDDYGTGFSSLSFLKRLPINVIKIDRSFISDIRNQSNDAAIVASTIALGHNLGLTVIAEGVETREQLIYLRAAGCDEVQGYYFQKPVAAAEIVEALKAGEVVR; translated from the coding sequence GTGACCAAAACCACTTCGCCCGAGCCACATCAGTTCCTCGCCACGCCCGCGCAGCCGACCACCTCGGGAGCCGGGTGCGCAGACGTCCGTCCTGCGCCCACCTGGCGCCGCCTGTTCAACGAGTGGTCGCTGACGAGCCTCGGGCTCGTCGTCTTCTGCGCCATGCAGATCCTTGGCGTGTGGGAACTTCATGTCGCCGGACAGGGCGAAGCGCACTCAGGACTGGCGCGCGCCTTGACCCTGATGCTGCTTGCAGGCACGGCCGTTATGGTGGCCCTGGTGGATCGCTGGCGCAGACGCCATTTCGAGCAGTGCGCAGTGCTGCTGCAAACCACCCGGATGAACGCCCAGTTGCGTGAAGAAAAGGGGGCTGTCTACCAGCTCGCATCCTTCGACCACCTCACCGGCCTGCCCAACCGCATGCTGTTTACCGAACTGGCGAACAGCCACCTGTCGAGAACACGGAGAAGCCACGCGCCATTCGTGATGATGTTTCTCGACCTCGACCGCTTCAAGCTCATCAACGACACGCTCGGGCACCGCATAGGAGACCTGCTGTTGCATGGCGTGGGACAGCGCCTGATCGGCACGGTGCGCGAGGCGGACATCGTTGCCCGTCTTGGCGACGATGAGTTCGTGGTGCTGCTGACCGAACTGGAGTCCATCGACGACGCAGCGAGGGTGGCAAACAAACTGATCGAGGAGATCGGGTCTCCAATGCAGATCGAGGGGAACGAACTCGAGATGCGGCCAAGCATCGGCATCGCGGTGCACCCCCGCGACGGGCTCGACCTTGACGCGCTGATGCGCAATGCCGACTCGGCGATGTATGAAGCCAAGCGTGCCGGGCGCGGGTGCTTCCGCTTCTACGACCCGTCGCTGAACTCACGCTCCATCCTGCAGGCCGACCTGAGCAGCCGCTTCAGACGCGCGATCATGGGGGACGAGTTCGTTCTCCACTATCAGCCACGCATTTCGCTCAACGGTTATCGCATTACCAGCCTGGAAGCCCTGATCCGCTGGCAGCACCCGGAGCGCGGGATGGTTTTTCCCGGTGAATTCATCGACTACGCCGAGCAGGAGGGCCTCGTGGTCGAGCTCGGCAACTGGGTGTTGCGCGAGACCTGCCGCCAGATTGCAGCATGGCTGGCTGAGGGCATCACGGTGGTACCCGTGGCGATCAACGTATCACCCAAACAGTTGCGCGACCAGACCTTTGTCAATTACATCCGCGAGGTCGTGAGCGACTACGGCATTTCTGCGAGCCTGCTCGAGATCGAAATCACCGAACGCTGCGTGGTCGAGGACTTTGAACGCCCTCGCCAGGCTCTTGAGGCATTGTCCGGGCTCGGACTGAAGATCGCACTCGATGACTATGGCACCGGCTTCTCCAGCCTGAGCTTCCTCAAGCGCTTGCCGATCAACGTCATCAAGATCGATCGCAGCTTCATCAGCGACATCCGCAACCAGAGCAACGACGCCGCCATTGTCGCGTCGACCATCGCGCTCGGCCACAACCTGGGCCTGACCGTGATCGCCGAAGGCGTAGAGACCCGCGAACAGCTCATCTATCTGCGCGCCGCCGGATGTGACGAGGTGCAGGGCTACTATTTCCAGAAGCCGGTAGCCGCCGCAGAGATCGTGGAAGCATTGAAGGCCGGCGAAGTGGTGCGCTGA